A single window of Methanoregula sp. DNA harbors:
- a CDS encoding DUF1724 domain-containing protein: MEPLEVYNNTYKQIQSIFSSRLKIQILLSAAGGPKNLSELRDVTGSTSQAIIPKIRSLERMSLLEPCDHGYGITPLGKVLVTKIGDLVVTMGELMQHREFWATHDIEGIPQPFLSQVGDLISSDVKFDTTDNMFHVYTHFVSILQQAGYIHGISSVMNPQIADVLSERIIAGVPVELVVNRSIAEGLMQEPFLDKIQHLIPYENFKIWVVDEPLHLGITVTDKNLSLGLNKKVNAVYDSSADMHSSDPRAREWAERLFQYYRSRAVLMEIG, encoded by the coding sequence ATGGAGCCCCTTGAAGTTTATAACAACACCTACAAGCAGATCCAGTCCATCTTCTCTTCGCGCCTGAAGATCCAGATCCTGCTTTCTGCAGCAGGGGGGCCAAAGAACCTTTCAGAACTCCGGGATGTGACCGGGAGCACATCCCAGGCGATTATCCCCAAGATCCGAAGCCTCGAACGCATGTCGCTCCTTGAACCGTGTGACCATGGGTATGGCATCACGCCATTGGGCAAGGTCCTTGTCACCAAGATCGGAGACCTGGTCGTGACAATGGGGGAGCTTATGCAGCACCGGGAATTCTGGGCAACCCACGATATCGAAGGGATCCCCCAACCGTTTCTCTCTCAGGTCGGGGATCTCATAAGCTCTGATGTAAAATTTGACACCACAGACAACATGTTTCATGTCTATACTCATTTTGTCTCCATCCTCCAGCAGGCAGGATATATTCACGGCATCTCCTCGGTCATGAATCCGCAGATCGCGGATGTGCTCTCCGAGCGGATCATTGCTGGTGTCCCGGTTGAACTCGTTGTGAACCGCAGCATCGCAGAGGGCCTGATGCAGGAACCGTTCCTTGACAAAATCCAACACCTCATACCGTATGAAAATTTCAAAATCTGGGTTGTCGATGAACCTCTCCATCTAGGCATCACGGTCACCGACAAGAACCTTTCATTGGGGCTCAATAAAAAGGTCAATGCCGTTTATGACAGCTCTGCAGATATGCACAGCAGTGACCCGCGGGCACGGGAATGGGCAGAGCGGCTGTTCCAGTATTACCGGAGCCGGGCTGTCCTGATGGAGATAGGATAG
- a CDS encoding class I SAM-dependent methyltransferase, with the protein MSFFPKKNLICMCDTLAPSKYLLKLRKLLIFEPFIGYDIATRGRISHYGCADRKDFSRALNKIRSETELLLEDIEAYYIYMTVKRTEKVPGDIAEVGVYRGGSAKIICSAKGDRALHLFDTFEGLPKVDEVDLVWPFYEGKFSASYEGVKDYLDSEKNVFFYKGIFPDTSGPIKDTAFSLVNLDVDTYESTKKCLEFFYSRMSPGGIIISHDYITAPGVQKAFDEFFSDKVEPVIETAGSQCLVVKV; encoded by the coding sequence ATGAGCTTCTTCCCGAAAAAAAATCTTATCTGCATGTGCGATACCCTTGCTCCCAGCAAATACCTGTTGAAGCTCAGGAAGCTCCTGATCTTTGAACCGTTCATCGGGTATGATATCGCGACACGGGGAAGGATCTCCCATTACGGTTGCGCTGACCGCAAAGATTTCTCGCGAGCGCTTAACAAAATCCGGTCAGAGACTGAACTCCTGCTCGAAGATATCGAAGCGTATTATATCTACATGACGGTCAAAAGGACAGAGAAAGTGCCCGGCGACATCGCAGAAGTCGGGGTGTACCGCGGCGGTTCTGCAAAGATCATCTGTTCTGCAAAAGGGGACCGGGCGCTGCACCTCTTTGACACGTTCGAAGGGTTGCCCAAGGTGGATGAAGTTGACCTTGTATGGCCGTTCTACGAGGGCAAATTCTCCGCCTCGTATGAAGGGGTGAAGGACTACCTTGACTCTGAGAAAAACGTCTTTTTCTATAAGGGGATATTCCCTGATACCTCCGGGCCGATAAAAGATACGGCGTTTTCCCTTGTGAACCTCGATGTCGATACATATGAAAGCACGAAAAAGTGTCTTGAGTTCTTCTATTCGCGGATGAGCCCGGGGGGCATCATCATCTCCCACGATTATATTACTGCGCCGGGCGTCCAGAAAGCTTTCGATGAATTTTTTTCAGACAAGGTGGAGCCGGTGATCGAAACTGCGGGCTCCCAATGCCTTGTTGTCAAGGTCTAA
- the hpt gene encoding hypoxanthine/guanine phosphoribosyltransferase, producing MLDRLVKSLETCPMVKRGEYNYFIHPITDGVPVVEPALLREVCTGMLRVLDLNGVDKIVVVEAMGIHIGSVLSTMTDIPMTIMRKREYKLPGEIAVHQATGYSKGELYLNGISKGDRVVIVDDVVSTGGTMRALLQALSIAGAEVTDVCFAIQRGNPSIGRPYKSLVKIEVAEKVHVVERYL from the coding sequence ATGCTTGACAGACTGGTAAAATCCCTTGAGACCTGCCCCATGGTAAAGAGGGGTGAATATAACTACTTCATCCACCCGATAACAGACGGCGTCCCGGTTGTTGAGCCAGCGCTTCTGCGCGAGGTCTGCACCGGGATGCTCAGGGTGCTTGACCTGAACGGTGTGGACAAGATTGTTGTGGTGGAAGCGATGGGCATCCATATCGGCTCAGTGCTCTCGACCATGACCGACATCCCGATGACGATCATGCGCAAGCGGGAGTACAAACTGCCGGGAGAGATCGCTGTCCACCAGGCGACCGGCTACTCCAAGGGAGAACTCTATCTCAACGGGATCTCAAAAGGTGACCGGGTGGTTATTGTTGATGATGTCGTGAGTACCGGGGGGACGATGCGGGCGCTCCTGCAGGCGCTTTCAATTGCCGGTGCTGAAGTAACCGATGTCTGTTTTGCTATCCAGCGGGGGAACCCGTCAATAGGACGGCCGTACAAGTCGCTTGTAAAAATCGAGGTCGCCGAAAAGGTGCATGTTGTTGAGCGTTACCTCTGA
- a CDS encoding methyltransferase domain-containing protein, protein MMGSPYIYVHGRSDRESKRLHDQASGLDFLLHEGTRYPPGSTVLEAGCGVGAQTLLLAGNSPRAQFVSVDISPESLAQAQKRVSGEGFTNVIFRQADICDLPFSAGTFDHVFVCFTLEHIPNPLLALGNLKNVLRPGGTITAIEGDHGTAVFYPDSQAAHHVIDCLVTLQRQAGGNAFIGRELEHLLADAGFVDVKVSPRQTYASPGIPHSSEAVKKIFIAMIEGVKKQAVEGGLSDPETWDKGIRDLYRTTEPGGMFCYTFFKAAGVKSR, encoded by the coding sequence ATGATGGGAAGTCCTTATATCTATGTCCACGGGCGGTCTGACCGCGAATCCAAGCGGCTGCATGATCAGGCATCGGGGCTTGATTTTTTACTGCATGAAGGCACCCGATACCCGCCCGGCAGCACGGTTCTCGAAGCGGGGTGCGGCGTCGGCGCCCAGACCCTGCTCCTCGCAGGCAACAGTCCTCGTGCACAGTTTGTTTCAGTCGATATCTCGCCTGAATCGCTGGCACAGGCGCAGAAGCGTGTTTCAGGGGAGGGATTTACCAATGTTATCTTCCGGCAGGCAGATATCTGTGACCTGCCTTTTTCGGCTGGAACATTCGACCACGTATTCGTCTGTTTTACTTTAGAGCACATCCCAAATCCGCTCCTTGCGCTCGGTAATCTTAAAAACGTCCTCCGGCCCGGGGGCACCATAACAGCCATCGAAGGCGATCACGGGACAGCGGTTTTTTACCCCGACTCCCAGGCAGCTCATCACGTCATTGACTGCCTCGTCACGCTCCAGCGGCAGGCAGGAGGAAACGCCTTCATCGGCAGGGAACTGGAACACCTGCTGGCGGACGCGGGGTTTGTGGATGTAAAGGTTTCTCCCCGACAGACGTATGCCTCGCCGGGCATCCCCCATTCATCTGAAGCTGTGAAAAAAATTTTCATCGCAATGATCGAGGGGGTTAAAAAACAGGCGGTTGAGGGAGGCCTTTCGGATCCGGAGACATGGGACAAGGGAATCAGGGACCTATACCGGACTACGGAACCGGGCGGGATGTTCTGCTATACGTTTTTCAAGGCAGCTGGTGTGAAGTCGCGGTAA
- a CDS encoding NAD(P)/FAD-dependent oxidoreductase: MDSFFIHYIDSHISMRTKTDIVIIGGGPAGLTLAKFLAEESVDFILLEEDKTFYKKPCGEGITAGLCGYDFFDLYESRTGIERITETFIIKMTPGEIELPFTNIQVNKGEVEADLARQAQSHGAEIRMGEKVKDLVRKENSLLVLPQNIEAKIAVGADGFNSIVRRSMGIKKPGYFGVASTGYWTGEPPGDACIFEFKKSVAKHGYAWWFPRKNDWNIGIGTVRPRSFRQQLDNFKKRYPEIKDWRTSTVPLSRPLRSHGKNSILVGDSASQVVSVFADGILPSMICARKAAEVLVKFSGNGFKNADLSQYEKAWRSVLGKTFNDGYYLHRIMMGLYFSETLLYKFLQFTGRHYQYT, encoded by the coding sequence ATGGATTCATTTTTTATACATTACATTGACAGTCATATTTCAATGAGAACCAAAACCGACATCGTGATAATTGGGGGCGGTCCCGCAGGCCTGACATTGGCAAAATTTCTTGCGGAAGAGAGTGTAGACTTCATCCTCCTGGAAGAAGACAAAACTTTTTACAAAAAACCCTGTGGCGAGGGAATAACTGCCGGGCTATGCGGTTATGATTTTTTTGATCTTTACGAGAGCAGAACGGGCATTGAAAGAATAACAGAGACATTCATCATTAAAATGACCCCCGGGGAGATCGAACTCCCGTTTACGAATATACAGGTAAACAAAGGGGAAGTTGAAGCGGATCTTGCCCGGCAGGCGCAGAGCCACGGTGCAGAAATCCGCATGGGCGAAAAAGTGAAAGATCTTGTCCGGAAAGAGAATTCTTTACTGGTGCTGCCTCAGAATATCGAAGCAAAGATTGCCGTAGGTGCCGACGGCTTCAATTCAATTGTCAGGAGATCGATGGGAATTAAAAAACCCGGCTATTTCGGGGTGGCTAGTACAGGTTACTGGACAGGAGAACCTCCCGGTGACGCATGTATTTTCGAATTTAAAAAGTCGGTTGCAAAGCACGGGTATGCATGGTGGTTTCCGCGAAAAAACGACTGGAATATCGGTATTGGTACAGTAAGGCCCCGGTCATTCAGGCAACAGCTTGACAATTTTAAGAAAAGGTATCCGGAAATTAAAGACTGGCGGACCAGCACCGTTCCGTTAAGCAGACCCCTGAGATCGCATGGAAAGAATTCGATACTGGTGGGAGACTCAGCTTCACAGGTTGTTTCTGTATTTGCAGATGGCATCCTGCCCAGTATGATATGTGCCAGAAAAGCCGCTGAAGTACTTGTAAAATTCTCAGGCAATGGCTTTAAAAATGCGGATTTATCGCAGTATGAAAAGGCCTGGAGAAGTGTACTGGGCAAGACGTTTAACGACGGGTACTACCTGCATCGCATCATGATGGGATTGTATTTTTCAGAGACTTTGCTGTATAAATTCCTGCAATTCACAGGAAGACATTATCAATACACATGA
- a CDS encoding SdpI family protein, producing MNVLRFAIVLVLLATAAVTVASYPLLPGTVVSHWNAAGDADGAMPKFWGVSLIPFLMVGLCGLFFLFPRIDPLRINYKKFQRYYEGFILILMLFFFAIQLQIILWGIGIQLSPNLTIPILMGALFIYTGFLIEHAEPNWFIGIRTPWTLSSETVWKKTHARGSLLFRIAGVVSCSGVLFREYAIMFILVPVILVSAYTVAYSYFEFRNERP from the coding sequence ATGAATGTTCTCCGTTTTGCAATCGTCCTTGTCCTTCTTGCAACAGCGGCAGTAACGGTTGCCAGTTACCCTCTGCTGCCCGGTACTGTCGTTTCACACTGGAATGCAGCCGGAGATGCCGACGGGGCGATGCCGAAGTTCTGGGGCGTATCCCTCATCCCGTTCCTCATGGTCGGATTGTGCGGGCTCTTCTTCCTCTTTCCCAGGATCGATCCACTTCGTATCAATTACAAAAAATTCCAGAGATATTACGAGGGTTTCATTCTCATCCTTATGCTCTTCTTTTTTGCAATCCAGCTCCAGATTATCCTCTGGGGGATAGGGATACAGCTCAGCCCTAACCTGACCATTCCCATCCTGATGGGGGCTCTCTTCATCTACACCGGTTTTTTAATTGAACATGCGGAACCGAACTGGTTTATCGGGATACGGACGCCATGGACGCTCAGCAGTGAAACGGTCTGGAAAAAGACACATGCACGGGGGAGCCTGCTCTTCAGGATCGCGGGAGTAGTCAGCTGCTCCGGCGTCCTGTTCAGGGAGTATGCGATCATGTTCATCCTTGTCCCCGTCATTTTAGTTTCAGCCTATACCGTAGCCTATTCCTATTTTGAATTCCGGAACGAGCGGCCCTGA
- a CDS encoding amino acid permease gives MAKKEALRRELGLVAVTLSGVGIILGAGVYALIGQAAGLSGNAVWLAFALAALLAAFTGLSYAELSSMFPRSGAEYEYVSSAFGNRLAFAVSWLIILSGALSAATVALGFAGYFSSLTGSSLLPAAAGLILLLTAILLYGVKETAYVAIGATLIEAFGLCIIIAIGIPRLGSVDYLEMPAGLFGLFAASALIFFAYQGFEAMVKFSDETRNPERTVPQALLFALAISTVLYILVALCAVSVVPWQQIAASKAPFTEIVAVSLGGNAVIVISLIALFATANTALMSVYASSRILHGMGGSSYVPALFARVLRERRTPHIAILASSLLSLIFLFSGDIAFVANLTNFTLFVTFVIINAAVIVLRIHAPDASRPFRIPGTIGTIPIIPVAGMVFSFFLLAQLSVQVLMAGLILAVAGIAFTILKKKA, from the coding sequence ATGGCAAAAAAGGAAGCCCTTCGCCGGGAACTCGGGCTCGTTGCCGTCACCCTATCCGGTGTCGGGATCATTCTCGGGGCCGGGGTATATGCCCTGATCGGGCAGGCGGCGGGACTCTCGGGCAACGCGGTCTGGCTGGCGTTTGCGCTCGCCGCCCTGCTTGCCGCATTCACCGGGTTGTCGTATGCCGAGCTCTCCTCCATGTTTCCCCGCTCCGGGGCGGAGTACGAGTATGTCTCATCCGCATTCGGGAACCGTCTTGCGTTTGCGGTCAGCTGGCTGATCATCCTGTCAGGGGCGCTTTCCGCTGCAACGGTCGCGCTCGGGTTTGCCGGCTATTTCTCCAGCCTGACTGGATCCTCCCTGCTTCCTGCAGCGGCCGGGCTTATCCTCCTCCTGACCGCAATCCTGCTGTACGGGGTGAAAGAGACCGCGTATGTTGCGATCGGGGCGACATTGATCGAAGCATTTGGACTTTGCATAATCATAGCGATTGGCATCCCCCGGCTGGGCAGTGTTGATTACCTTGAGATGCCGGCCGGATTGTTTGGCCTTTTTGCAGCTTCCGCCCTTATCTTCTTTGCGTACCAGGGGTTTGAGGCAATGGTTAAATTCTCTGACGAAACCCGGAATCCCGAACGGACTGTTCCGCAGGCGCTCCTGTTCGCACTTGCCATCAGCACGGTTCTTTATATTCTGGTTGCCTTGTGTGCCGTTTCTGTTGTCCCATGGCAGCAGATAGCCGCATCAAAGGCACCGTTTACCGAGATCGTGGCAGTTTCCCTTGGCGGGAATGCGGTTATTGTCATCTCGTTAATAGCGCTCTTTGCAACAGCCAACACGGCGCTGATGTCGGTGTATGCTTCTTCCCGGATCCTGCATGGTATGGGAGGATCATCGTATGTTCCTGCGTTATTTGCCAGAGTGCTCAGGGAACGCAGGACCCCGCATATTGCAATCCTTGCATCATCCCTTCTCTCCCTGATCTTCCTCTTTTCCGGAGATATTGCATTTGTTGCCAACCTGACAAACTTCACGCTCTTTGTCACCTTTGTCATAATCAATGCGGCAGTCATCGTGCTCCGTATCCATGCACCTGATGCCAGCCGGCCGTTCAGGATCCCCGGAACAATCGGAACCATCCCCATCATCCCGGTTGCCGGCATGGTTTTCTCATTTTTTTTACTCGCCCAGCTCAGCGTGCAGGTCCTTATGGCCGGGCTCATCCTTGCTGTGGCGGGCATAGCATTTACGATTCTAAAAAAAAAGGCGTAA
- the dph2 gene encoding diphthamide biosynthesis enzyme Dph2, with product MLLSVTSDLIAALKERGVHKIALQFPEGLKRKSAAVAAEIADAGFEVIVSGDPCYGACDLALDTLSYADVLVHFGHSPVDSRDNVIFELCQTDFDVAILENALPLLEGKNVGLVTTVQHVHLIPAIEAFLQSKGIDVRVAEGSRRTPHRGQVLGCSFALAKETCAGEILFVGTGVFHPIGISISTSARVVALDPLTGTAQIVDGEPLIRRRFAVMERARGAKNFGIIVSTKSGQQRLALAERLVALSNNAAIIMMREVIPDELLNLGFAAYVNTACPRLVYDDQARFPVPVLSPQEFEILCGARAWDDYAIDEIA from the coding sequence ATGTTGTTGAGCGTTACCTCTGACCTGATCGCAGCATTAAAAGAACGGGGGGTGCATAAGATCGCTCTCCAGTTTCCGGAAGGTCTGAAGCGGAAGTCAGCAGCGGTTGCTGCTGAAATAGCAGATGCGGGGTTTGAGGTGATCGTGAGCGGCGATCCCTGCTATGGCGCCTGCGACCTTGCTCTCGATACACTCTCCTATGCTGACGTGCTGGTCCATTTCGGACATTCTCCGGTCGACTCCCGTGACAATGTGATATTCGAATTGTGTCAGACGGATTTTGATGTCGCGATTCTTGAGAATGCTCTCCCGCTGCTGGAAGGAAAAAACGTGGGGCTGGTCACCACCGTCCAGCACGTCCACCTCATCCCTGCAATAGAGGCATTTCTCCAGTCAAAAGGGATTGATGTGCGGGTTGCGGAGGGATCCCGCCGGACCCCTCACCGGGGACAGGTGCTCGGGTGCAGCTTTGCTTTGGCAAAGGAAACATGTGCAGGTGAAATACTCTTCGTCGGCACAGGAGTCTTCCACCCGATCGGGATTTCCATTTCCACCAGCGCACGGGTGGTTGCGCTCGACCCGCTTACCGGAACTGCACAAATAGTCGACGGGGAGCCTCTCATTCGCCGGCGTTTTGCAGTAATGGAGCGGGCACGGGGTGCAAAGAACTTCGGCATCATCGTTTCCACCAAGAGCGGGCAGCAGCGCCTCGCCCTTGCAGAGCGGCTCGTAGCACTCTCCAATAACGCTGCCATCATCATGATGAGGGAGGTCATCCCGGACGAACTGTTAAACCTTGGTTTTGCCGCGTATGTTAATACTGCCTGCCCCCGGCTCGTATATGACGACCAGGCGCGTTTCCCCGTTCCTGTCCTCTCCCCGCAGGAGTTTGAGATCCTGTGCGGTGCCCGGGCATGGGATGACTATGCGATTGATGAGATTGCATGA
- a CDS encoding METTL5 family protein, whose amino-acid sequence MKLKKLEMALQRLAGFPRPRAALEQYQTPAPLAARLLYHALMKGDIEKKSVCDLGTGTGVLAIGAALLGAENVRGIDIDHSATVVAKENATLMGVDVEFLVVDVRDASLAGRIGNCDTVIMNPPFGAQEAHADRPFIDLALLTAPVTYGIFNAGSTQFIRTYTEGRAEIAERVGGVFPIKRTFSFHTKEIQEIEVEILRLISRQQVTHRA is encoded by the coding sequence ATGAAACTCAAGAAACTCGAGATGGCACTCCAGCGCCTCGCCGGCTTTCCCCGCCCCCGTGCGGCGCTCGAACAGTACCAGACCCCGGCGCCACTTGCTGCCCGGCTCCTCTACCACGCCCTCATGAAAGGGGATATCGAAAAGAAATCGGTGTGCGATCTCGGGACCGGCACCGGGGTCCTTGCGATCGGGGCTGCCCTCCTCGGTGCTGAAAATGTCAGGGGCATCGATATCGATCACAGTGCAACCGTGGTGGCAAAAGAGAATGCCACCCTGATGGGAGTCGATGTGGAATTCCTTGTCGTGGACGTGCGGGATGCCTCACTTGCAGGCAGAATCGGTAACTGTGACACGGTTATCATGAACCCCCCGTTCGGAGCGCAGGAGGCACACGCTGACCGCCCGTTCATCGACCTCGCCCTGTTGACTGCACCGGTAACCTACGGCATCTTTAATGCAGGATCCACCCAATTCATTAGGACATATACAGAGGGAAGAGCGGAGATCGCCGAGCGGGTCGGCGGGGTTTTTCCGATAAAACGCACGTTTTCCTTCCACACAAAAGAGATACAGGAGATCGAGGTCGAGATCCTACGGTTGATATCCAGACAACAGGTAACCCACCGGGCATAA
- a CDS encoding MFS transporter: protein MKKTITGLAAAHLVTDIYMPVLPAILPLLIATNGYSYLAAGLLVTAYNVTSSCTQPVLGWLSDTKGLTVHVSISLLISAIFVSLMGLAHDYSIIMLFAVLAALGHACFHPAALSFVSRICTSENRGRITSYFVVGGNLGYAIGPVLAGVLVWWLGLPGLLLLIFPAILMALALRYILPGGIAGASATHTYGNRQDDVQSKKPFMILMVASILRAWAIFAAITFLPTYLVTLGYDLVAASTIVTLMLLSGVAGQVVGGYISDRYGRKEFMVVGLACSIPAFYLFFVSTGVLAIIAILIFGFALWSTFAVAVAMGHELMPGNVGLASGIMLGLAIGFGGLGVAVNGVIADHYSLAAALGTIPIPIAGAVILMALVPYPWKSLKRYFCGKTRHN from the coding sequence ATAAAAAAGACCATCACCGGACTTGCGGCTGCCCATCTTGTGACCGATATCTACATGCCGGTGCTTCCTGCAATCCTCCCGCTCCTTATTGCCACCAATGGCTACTCCTACCTTGCAGCCGGATTGCTCGTCACTGCCTATAATGTTACTTCTTCCTGTACGCAGCCGGTGCTTGGCTGGCTCTCGGATACAAAAGGGCTGACCGTGCACGTAAGCATCAGCCTCCTTATATCCGCCATCTTTGTCTCGCTCATGGGCCTTGCGCATGATTACTCCATCATCATGCTCTTTGCCGTTCTCGCCGCGCTGGGCCACGCCTGTTTTCATCCTGCTGCCCTGAGCTTTGTCAGCCGGATCTGCACCAGCGAGAACCGGGGGAGGATCACTTCGTACTTTGTGGTCGGGGGAAATCTGGGTTACGCAATCGGGCCTGTACTTGCCGGTGTGCTTGTCTGGTGGTTGGGACTGCCCGGGCTGCTGCTCCTGATCTTCCCCGCGATCCTTATGGCGTTAGCCCTCAGGTACATCCTGCCCGGAGGCATTGCCGGGGCATCTGCAACACATACTTATGGTAATCGGCAGGACGACGTGCAATCAAAAAAGCCATTCATGATCCTGATGGTTGCCTCAATCCTCCGTGCATGGGCGATCTTTGCCGCAATCACATTCCTCCCCACGTATCTTGTCACTCTAGGGTATGACCTTGTTGCAGCAAGCACGATCGTGACCCTAATGCTCCTTTCGGGAGTCGCGGGGCAGGTCGTGGGAGGATATATCTCGGACCGGTATGGGAGAAAGGAGTTCATGGTTGTCGGGCTCGCGTGCTCGATCCCGGCGTTCTATCTCTTCTTTGTAAGCACGGGAGTTCTCGCGATCATTGCAATCCTCATTTTTGGGTTCGCACTCTGGTCCACCTTCGCCGTTGCCGTGGCGATGGGCCACGAACTTATGCCGGGCAACGTAGGCCTTGCATCAGGGATAATGCTCGGGCTCGCAATCGGTTTTGGTGGGCTGGGGGTTGCGGTCAACGGGGTGATCGCTGACCACTATTCGCTTGCTGCTGCGCTCGGCACCATCCCAATTCCCATTGCCGGGGCAGTGATCCTAATGGCACTGGTACCGTACCCGTGGAAATCGTTAAAACGGTATTTTTGCGGGAAAACGCGTCACAATTGA
- a CDS encoding UbiA family prenyltransferase produces the protein MALPASVVVVPEDNEFFWLIGRAWNRITNLYDLLVFSSLLLSLECISMAYISCFIQQVPWNSLCAIIPFLVAFSIYNLNRKTDEEEDAINRQDRFAFTKRYETHLYYGAIISLAIALALSATYGIPSLLATAAPFICGFLYSFRWLPRRIGYRRLKEIPAVKNIIVGFAWAIILSLLPVFLNHGTPDSRTAIIFLLFFMWGFMASLIPDIRDRAGDASAGVRTIPVIFGEERAKTLLSNVLLLLGVPLVLFSLLFLPPFTTILLLAANLYSHGCVHLLGRTRIRDFVADAISDGQYICFALALFVITTLWPGL, from the coding sequence ATGGCATTACCTGCATCAGTTGTTGTTGTACCGGAAGACAACGAATTCTTCTGGCTCATTGGGAGGGCATGGAACAGGATTACAAACCTGTATGATCTTCTCGTGTTCAGTTCCCTGCTGCTGTCATTAGAATGCATTTCGATGGCGTACATCTCCTGCTTCATCCAGCAGGTACCATGGAACTCCTTGTGTGCGATCATCCCCTTCCTAGTTGCCTTCTCAATCTATAACCTCAACCGGAAGACTGACGAGGAAGAGGATGCGATCAACCGGCAGGACCGGTTTGCATTTACAAAACGATATGAGACACACCTCTATTACGGGGCGATTATCTCCCTTGCAATAGCTCTGGCTCTCTCTGCTACTTATGGTATCCCATCATTGCTGGCCACCGCAGCGCCATTTATCTGCGGCTTCCTGTACAGTTTCCGCTGGCTCCCCAGACGGATCGGCTACCGCCGGTTAAAAGAGATTCCTGCGGTGAAAAATATCATTGTCGGGTTCGCCTGGGCGATCATACTCTCATTACTTCCGGTCTTTCTCAATCATGGTACTCCGGATTCCAGGACGGCAATTATATTCCTGCTGTTTTTTATGTGGGGCTTCATGGCCTCCCTGATCCCTGATATCCGGGACAGGGCCGGAGATGCCAGTGCCGGCGTGAGAACCATCCCGGTGATCTTCGGGGAAGAGCGGGCAAAGACCCTCCTCTCCAATGTACTTCTGCTCCTTGGCGTGCCATTAGTCCTCTTCAGCCTGCTCTTCCTGCCACCATTCACAACCATCCTCCTCCTGGCCGCAAACCTGTATTCCCATGGCTGCGTTCACCTGTTGGGCAGGACCCGGATCAGGGATTTTGTTGCCGATGCCATTTCAGATGGGCAGTACATCTGTTTCGCTTTGGCACTTTTCGTCATCACAACACTTTGGCCAGGTTTATAA
- the corA gene encoding magnesium/cobalt transporter CorA yields MSRNKAKKHRKASRSPGTLVPPAGTLNGEPSVITIIDYDQTKYQEKTVASIDECLAFKSTDTVTWINVDGLSDTALVERIGKSFDIHPLILESIINTEQRPKMEDLGTYIYVNLKMLQYLDAVHKVKIEHVSLIIGKNFIISFQEDVGDVFDPVRDRIRKDGRIRKFGTDYLAYALIDVIVDNYFTVMESLGEQVEFLEEALVTNTSNEMLMQIHTLKKDMIYLRKSVWPLREVISGLERSDSALIQDPTRIYLRDVYDHTIQVIDTIETFRDMVSGMIDIYLSGMSMRLNEVMKVLTLIATIFIPLTFIVGIYGMNFEYMPELGWEYGYYSVWAVMLSVIAIMLFYFHKRGWV; encoded by the coding sequence GTGTCCCGCAACAAAGCGAAAAAACACCGTAAAGCTAGCCGTTCCCCCGGCACTCTCGTGCCGCCGGCAGGTACCCTGAATGGGGAGCCATCGGTTATCACCATCATCGATTACGACCAGACCAAATATCAGGAAAAAACGGTCGCGTCCATCGACGAATGTCTTGCTTTCAAGAGTACCGACACGGTTACATGGATCAATGTGGACGGGCTCTCTGATACGGCTCTTGTAGAGCGCATCGGCAAGAGTTTTGACATCCACCCTCTTATCCTTGAGAGCATCATCAATACCGAACAGCGGCCCAAGATGGAAGATCTTGGCACCTATATCTACGTGAACTTAAAGATGCTCCAGTATCTTGACGCTGTCCATAAAGTGAAGATCGAGCATGTAAGTCTTATCATCGGAAAAAATTTCATCATCTCGTTCCAGGAGGATGTAGGCGATGTATTTGACCCGGTGCGGGACCGGATCCGGAAGGACGGGCGGATCCGAAAATTCGGCACGGACTATCTCGCATACGCGCTTATTGACGTGATCGTTGACAATTACTTTACTGTCATGGAATCGCTTGGGGAGCAGGTGGAATTTCTGGAGGAAGCGCTCGTGACCAATACCTCAAACGAGATGCTCATGCAGATCCATACGCTCAAAAAAGATATGATCTACCTCCGCAAGTCCGTCTGGCCTCTCCGCGAAGTGATCTCCGGCCTTGAGAGGTCAGACAGCGCCCTGATCCAGGACCCGACGCGTATCTATCTGCGGGACGTATACGACCACACTATCCAGGTGATCGATACGATCGAGACCTTCCGGGATATGGTCTCGGGCATGATCGATATCTACCTCTCCGGGATGAGCATGCGTTTAAACGAGGTGATGAAAGTGCTCACCCTCATTGCCACCATCTTTATCCCGCTAACGTTTATAGTCGGTATCTACGGAATGAACTTTGAATATATGCCGGAACTTGGGTGGGAGTACGGGTATTATTCGGTCTGGGCGGTAATGCTCTCCGTCATTGCAATCATGCTCTTTTATTTCCATAAGCGAGGGTGGGTATGA